The Paeniglutamicibacter sulfureus genome includes a region encoding these proteins:
- a CDS encoding LacI family DNA-binding transcriptional regulator, translating to MASIKDVALRAGVSVATVSRALSGNGKVSAASREAVANAAKDLGYVLSYNASSLASGRSRNIGIVMPTVSRWYYANVLQGATQELNERGYDLTLYNTSGEQRHRDAVFQDLLMRQRLDAVITVTLKLTDPELHQLRSVGKPLVALGGLLPEVQTIRVDDFNIASLATEHLVSLGHTDIAFLGGADAFNVDFKLPGARLDGFEYALDQADIAVNPQWLLDADFTTAGAYQKVRSLLSNPRGRPTALLCVSDEMAFGAIMAARDLGLSLPGDFSVLGIDGHELGELFGLTTIAQHPAAQGEAAVARIMELLGEGGAEDPAQTLPVDEFFPTEFVLRTSTAPPAAG from the coding sequence ATGGCAAGCATCAAGGACGTGGCACTGCGCGCCGGGGTCTCCGTCGCCACGGTCTCCCGCGCCCTGTCCGGAAACGGGAAGGTTTCCGCGGCTTCCCGCGAGGCGGTCGCCAACGCGGCCAAGGACCTGGGCTACGTCCTGTCCTACAACGCCTCTTCGCTGGCCTCGGGACGCAGCCGCAACATCGGGATCGTCATGCCCACGGTCTCGCGCTGGTACTACGCCAATGTGTTGCAGGGCGCCACGCAGGAACTCAACGAGCGCGGCTACGACCTGACCCTGTACAACACCAGCGGCGAGCAACGGCACCGCGATGCGGTGTTCCAGGACCTGCTCATGCGCCAACGCCTCGACGCGGTCATCACCGTGACCCTGAAGCTCACCGATCCCGAGCTGCACCAGCTGCGCTCCGTGGGCAAGCCGCTGGTGGCCCTGGGCGGGCTGCTGCCCGAAGTCCAGACCATCCGGGTCGACGACTTCAACATCGCCTCGCTGGCCACCGAACACCTGGTCTCCCTGGGCCACACCGACATTGCCTTCCTGGGCGGCGCCGACGCGTTCAACGTCGACTTCAAGCTGCCCGGTGCGCGCCTCGACGGGTTCGAATACGCCCTGGACCAGGCGGACATCGCGGTGAACCCGCAGTGGCTGCTGGACGCCGACTTCACCACGGCCGGGGCCTACCAAAAGGTCCGCAGCCTGCTGTCCAACCCCCGCGGCCGGCCCACCGCGTTGCTCTGCGTCTCGGACGAGATGGCATTCGGTGCCATCATGGCCGCCCGCGACCTGGGGCTCTCGCTGCCCGGGGACTTCTCCGTGCTCGGCATCGACGGGCACGAGCTCGGGGAGCTCTTCGGGCTGACCACCATTGCCCAGCACCCCGCGGCCCAGGGCGAGGCCGCCGTCGCGCGCATCATGGAACTGCTCGGCGAGGGCGGGGCGGAAGATCCCGCGCAAACCCTGCCTGTGGATGAATTCTTCCCCACGGAATTCGTGCTGCGCACCTCCACCGCTCCACCGGCCGCCGGGTAA
- a CDS encoding NAD(P)-dependent oxidoreductase, producing MAEVIDFEEQRLRAYFSHLAMEVGSAPGTQLVCVAHMVANSVVFLPALADVAPVGLLLPKPKTMNTQEAARIAGFGFRTHELSRKWASSSSEVVEELERSIASPSNIVLVDIGGYFAESLNDIAEGLSGRLIGVMEGTENGVQKYEQSGLRYSVPIVTVARSPLKLPEDYHVGSGIVFSVEAVLREQAQILQTRTACVIGYGRVGSSVAEVLRGRGIPTVVHDRSPIAMAEAAARGFQVFRRLDDALRAASLVISATGNHALDSRALANVRSGSVIATVTSADDEFAEGAIDAYIGSIVSVSMKRYDIKKHGGDRDRSRYFWLINDGNPANFLHGAVIGPAMQLIEGEKMAAIKALVDGTYVRGEIVSEVSYEARVQVAEVWNEHFLAD from the coding sequence ATGGCTGAAGTGATAGATTTCGAAGAACAGCGTTTGCGCGCCTATTTCTCTCATTTAGCCATGGAGGTGGGGAGCGCTCCGGGTACCCAACTAGTCTGTGTCGCTCATATGGTAGCGAATTCAGTTGTTTTTCTTCCCGCGCTGGCCGATGTAGCTCCTGTAGGCCTTTTACTGCCTAAACCTAAGACTATGAACACTCAAGAAGCAGCCAGGATTGCGGGCTTTGGGTTTAGGACTCATGAATTATCCCGCAAATGGGCAAGTTCCTCTTCTGAAGTTGTAGAGGAACTTGAGAGATCGATAGCATCGCCTAGCAATATTGTATTGGTAGACATTGGGGGCTACTTCGCGGAGTCGCTAAATGATATCGCCGAGGGTCTGTCAGGTCGTCTCATTGGTGTGATGGAGGGAACCGAGAATGGCGTTCAGAAATATGAACAAAGTGGACTTCGTTATTCGGTGCCAATCGTGACGGTTGCTAGAAGCCCCCTCAAGCTCCCTGAAGACTACCATGTAGGCTCGGGGATAGTCTTTTCCGTTGAAGCAGTGTTGAGGGAGCAGGCTCAGATACTTCAAACAAGGACCGCATGTGTCATTGGGTACGGGCGTGTGGGAAGTAGCGTGGCGGAGGTATTGCGTGGGCGAGGAATTCCTACGGTGGTTCATGACCGGTCGCCAATCGCCATGGCAGAGGCGGCTGCGCGCGGATTTCAAGTCTTTCGTCGACTGGATGATGCCCTCCGCGCTGCGAGCCTGGTAATTTCTGCTACCGGCAACCATGCTCTCGATAGCCGGGCCCTTGCAAACGTACGGTCTGGGTCTGTCATTGCAACCGTAACTTCAGCAGACGACGAATTTGCAGAGGGTGCAATTGACGCATACATTGGGTCAATTGTCTCCGTATCTATGAAGCGATATGACATTAAAAAGCACGGGGGAGATAGGGACCGTTCGCGTTATTTCTGGCTTATTAATGATGGCAACCCTGCAAACTTTCTGCATGGCGCGGTCATCGGTCCTGCGATGCAACTCATCGAAGGTGAAAAGATGGCTGCGATCAAAGCGCTAGTGGACGGGACTTATGTCCGTGGCGAAATTGTTTCAGAAGTTTCGTATGAGGCCAGAGTCCAGGTGGCTGAAGTTTGGAATGAACATTTCCTGGCGGACTAG
- a CDS encoding DUF4365 domain-containing protein — protein MPQISEDDILEQTYMAKLRGFLVKKGVLLEYPVDRAAIDVGVHLWVEIKNKKQVVGARVWFQAKGFHDTTVTKADWDETEAITSPSLEMDHVRYWYNAPEPVYLALYIESADLFLAADVRDLVDRGGGLAKIADQKTTTFKIPKTETLERAIARMPQHRSMRIDGPAWRGRPLGHGIDPLRSALAMMPPDLFIDVASGLLAAHDFRLAGSPSSLKERLSTGNPTVLQGRMHLTYEWVLAMTTEFGFDEGSDFRIEGAPLYAQGDVLVVIDPIGNVAPGSLGGVDVIAAAKDAAIDRVLVMSNSMFSPAQFGQWFGGLRAAGIRCEPQDLSSLTFNVLTTTNVYLDYHERLAFAYINYR, from the coding sequence ATGCCACAGATCAGCGAAGACGACATCCTCGAACAGACATACATGGCCAAGCTGCGGGGCTTCCTTGTCAAGAAGGGCGTGCTGCTCGAATACCCCGTCGATCGCGCCGCGATTGATGTGGGGGTGCATCTATGGGTGGAGATCAAGAATAAGAAGCAGGTCGTCGGTGCTCGAGTCTGGTTCCAGGCGAAGGGCTTTCACGACACGACAGTGACGAAGGCCGACTGGGACGAAACCGAAGCCATCACCTCGCCGTCGCTCGAGATGGATCATGTTCGTTATTGGTACAATGCGCCCGAGCCCGTCTACCTAGCTCTCTACATCGAATCCGCTGACCTGTTCTTGGCTGCCGACGTCCGGGATCTTGTAGACCGAGGCGGAGGGTTGGCGAAGATCGCGGACCAGAAGACCACGACATTCAAGATTCCAAAGACTGAGACGCTGGAGCGTGCGATCGCCCGTATGCCGCAGCACCGGTCCATGCGCATCGACGGACCAGCATGGAGAGGTCGGCCGCTGGGTCATGGCATAGATCCGCTAAGGAGCGCTCTCGCTATGATGCCTCCCGACCTGTTCATTGATGTCGCGAGTGGACTATTGGCTGCACACGACTTTCGTCTCGCCGGGTCGCCCAGTTCTCTAAAGGAAAGGCTAAGTACGGGCAACCCCACAGTCCTTCAGGGGCGTATGCATCTCACGTACGAGTGGGTACTAGCCATGACCACAGAGTTTGGATTTGACGAAGGATCTGACTTTCGGATCGAAGGCGCGCCGCTTTATGCTCAGGGAGATGTTCTAGTGGTGATCGATCCGATAGGAAATGTAGCACCTGGGTCTCTCGGGGGCGTAGATGTTATTGCAGCTGCAAAGGACGCTGCTATAGACCGCGTGCTTGTGATGTCGAATAGCATGTTCTCGCCTGCCCAATTTGGGCAGTGGTTTGGGGGCCTTCGAGCCGCCGGGATACGCTGTGAACCACAGGATCTCAGTAGTTTAACGTTCAATGTGTTGACTACGACGAACGTCTATCTGGATTACCACGAGCGTCTCGCGTTCGCATACATCAACTACCGCTGA
- a CDS encoding sugar ABC transporter substrate-binding protein: protein MTGNNSPGARLTRRTFTLGAVGALSALALTACGGGAPATAPSSSAAATSAAASVPATGTSLTLWVDAERSPALKDIAAKFKAEKGIDVKLVVKDFAAVRDDFITQAPTGKGPDIMVGPHDWLGKLVQNGVVAPVQLGDKAGTFAESSIKAMTYDGQTYGVPYSIENVALVRNTTLAPEAKTTLDDVLAEGKKAVAAGDAKFPFLVGLDPKQADPYHLYPLQTSLGAPVFAQNADGSYDASELALDNEGGKKFAQLLADLGDKGSKVLNSNITGDIAKEKFLAGESPYFLTGPWNIPDIEAKGIKFAVDPLPTAGDKPAQPFIGVNGFFISAKSKNALAANEFVVNYLSQPDAQDELFKVGGRPPALTASFEKAASDPVVKAFGEIGANGVPMPAVPAMDAVWADWGGTELNLIKGKEADPAAAWSKMTANIEKKISGGK from the coding sequence ATGACGGGAAACAACTCACCCGGTGCACGTCTCACGCGCCGCACCTTTACCTTGGGTGCGGTCGGCGCCCTCTCGGCGCTGGCACTGACGGCCTGCGGCGGCGGTGCACCCGCCACCGCACCCTCGAGCAGTGCGGCGGCCACCAGTGCCGCAGCCAGCGTGCCGGCGACCGGGACCAGCCTGACCCTGTGGGTCGACGCCGAGCGCTCGCCGGCGCTGAAGGACATTGCCGCCAAGTTCAAGGCCGAAAAGGGCATCGACGTCAAGCTGGTCGTCAAGGACTTCGCCGCCGTGCGCGACGACTTCATCACCCAGGCACCCACCGGCAAGGGCCCGGACATCATGGTCGGCCCGCACGACTGGCTGGGAAAGCTGGTGCAGAACGGCGTGGTTGCCCCGGTGCAGCTTGGCGACAAGGCGGGGACCTTCGCCGAAAGCTCCATCAAGGCCATGACCTACGACGGGCAGACCTACGGCGTTCCGTACTCCATTGAGAACGTCGCCCTGGTCCGCAACACCACGTTGGCTCCCGAGGCAAAGACCACCCTGGACGACGTCCTCGCCGAGGGCAAGAAGGCCGTGGCCGCGGGCGATGCCAAGTTCCCGTTCCTGGTCGGACTCGATCCCAAGCAGGCCGACCCGTACCACCTCTACCCGTTGCAGACCTCCCTCGGGGCACCGGTCTTCGCCCAGAACGCAGACGGCAGCTACGACGCCAGCGAACTGGCCCTGGACAACGAGGGCGGCAAGAAGTTCGCCCAGCTCCTGGCCGACCTCGGCGACAAGGGCTCGAAGGTCCTGAATTCCAACATCACCGGCGACATCGCCAAGGAGAAGTTCCTGGCCGGCGAATCCCCGTACTTCCTCACCGGCCCCTGGAACATCCCCGACATCGAGGCCAAGGGCATCAAGTTCGCCGTTGACCCGCTGCCCACTGCCGGGGACAAGCCCGCCCAGCCATTCATTGGCGTGAACGGCTTCTTCATCTCCGCGAAGTCGAAGAATGCCCTGGCTGCCAATGAATTCGTGGTCAACTACCTCTCGCAGCCCGACGCGCAGGACGAGCTGTTCAAGGTCGGCGGCCGCCCGCCGGCGCTGACCGCGTCCTTCGAGAAGGCCGCCAGCGACCCGGTGGTCAAGGCCTTCGGCGAGATCGGCGCCAACGGCGTGCCGATGCCCGCGGTTCCCGCCATGGACGCCGTCTGGGCCGACTGGGGCGGTACCGAATTGAACCTGATCAAGGGCAAGGAAGCCGACCCGGCCGCGGCCTGGTCGAAGATGACGGCCAACATCGAGAAGAAGATTTCCGGCGGCAAGTAG
- a CDS encoding glycoside hydrolase family 13 protein, translating into MPQTDEHPATPPAHLEFRLEDATHAPSSGNEWWRRSVIYQIYPRSFRDTTGSGIGDLPGITAELHHIASLGVDAIWLSPFFASPQKDAGYDVSDYRAVDPLFGTLADFDELIAEANRLEIKILVDIVPNHCSSEHAMFREALASPRGSAAREHFIFRDGRGKDGQLPPNNWQSHFGGSAWTRVPDPDGAPGQYYLHLFDHSQPDFNWDNPAVGDEFESILRFWLDRGAGGFRVDVAHALIKASGLPDWHGRADGADSPGYPFADAPMFGQPAVHDVYRRWRSICDQYPGERVLCAEANVHPIEAMADWVRPDEMHQSFNFPFLHTGWDAAALKAIITRSLKAFDAVGAPSTWVLSNHDVPRHATRLGAVSPALRPGDGLGPEDVQPDPVLGLARARAATLFMLGLPGGAYIYQGEELGLGDHTLLPHEYRQDPSYARTNGERLGRDGCRVPLPWNDSTPSLGFSDAAGWLPQPEGWGTVTRQAQEADPDSTLHFYRLALDLRRTHNLGLGNLNWVEGTDGAQLLGFGNSGVLVLLNLGTAPVPLPAGDVLLASSATAVARSTEAASGLALNPDAAVWLRP; encoded by the coding sequence ATGCCCCAGACCGACGAGCACCCAGCGACCCCACCAGCCCATCTGGAGTTCCGGCTCGAGGACGCGACCCACGCGCCTTCGAGCGGCAATGAATGGTGGCGCCGCTCGGTCATTTACCAGATCTACCCCCGCTCGTTCCGCGACACCACGGGCAGCGGAATCGGAGACCTTCCCGGTATCACCGCGGAGCTGCACCACATTGCCTCCCTGGGCGTCGACGCCATCTGGCTCTCCCCGTTCTTCGCCTCCCCGCAAAAGGACGCCGGCTACGACGTCTCCGACTACCGCGCCGTGGACCCGCTCTTCGGAACGCTGGCCGACTTTGACGAGCTGATCGCCGAGGCCAACCGGCTCGAGATCAAGATCCTGGTGGACATCGTGCCCAACCACTGCTCCAGCGAACACGCCATGTTCCGCGAGGCGCTGGCCTCCCCCCGGGGATCGGCTGCCCGGGAGCACTTCATCTTCCGGGACGGGCGGGGAAAGGACGGCCAGTTGCCTCCCAACAACTGGCAGTCGCACTTCGGCGGTTCAGCCTGGACCCGCGTCCCCGACCCGGACGGTGCCCCCGGCCAGTACTACCTGCACCTCTTTGATCATTCCCAGCCCGACTTCAACTGGGACAATCCGGCGGTGGGCGACGAGTTCGAATCGATCCTGCGATTCTGGCTGGACCGCGGCGCCGGCGGGTTCCGCGTGGACGTGGCCCACGCGCTCATCAAGGCCTCCGGGCTGCCGGACTGGCATGGCCGGGCCGACGGCGCCGATTCCCCGGGCTATCCGTTTGCCGACGCCCCGATGTTCGGCCAGCCCGCCGTGCACGATGTCTACCGGCGTTGGCGCTCCATCTGCGACCAGTATCCCGGCGAGCGCGTGCTCTGTGCCGAGGCCAACGTGCACCCCATCGAGGCCATGGCCGATTGGGTGCGCCCGGACGAGATGCACCAGTCCTTCAACTTCCCCTTTCTGCACACCGGTTGGGACGCCGCCGCGCTGAAGGCCATCATCACCCGCTCGCTGAAGGCTTTCGACGCCGTCGGCGCCCCCAGCACCTGGGTGCTGTCCAACCACGACGTGCCCCGCCACGCCACCCGACTGGGCGCCGTCTCCCCGGCTCTGCGCCCCGGCGACGGGCTGGGGCCCGAGGACGTGCAACCGGATCCGGTGCTGGGCCTGGCACGCGCACGTGCCGCAACGCTGTTCATGCTGGGGCTTCCCGGAGGCGCATACATCTACCAGGGCGAGGAACTGGGGCTGGGCGACCACACCCTGCTCCCCCATGAATACCGCCAGGACCCCTCCTACGCGCGTACCAACGGCGAGCGACTGGGCCGCGACGGCTGCCGGGTCCCGTTGCCCTGGAACGACTCGACCCCGTCCCTGGGCTTTAGCGACGCCGCCGGCTGGCTCCCGCAGCCCGAAGGCTGGGGAACGGTCACCCGGCAGGCACAGGAGGCCGACCCCGACTCCACGCTGCACTTCTACCGCTTGGCCCTGGATCTCCGCCGGACCCACAACTTGGGCCTCGGCAACCTAAACTGGGTGGAGGGAACGGACGGCGCGCAGCTGCTGGGCTTCGGGAATTCCGGGGTGCTGGTCCTGCTGAACCTGGGCACCGCCCCCGTGCCGTTGCCGGCCGGAGACGTGTTGCTGGCCAGCTCCGCCACCGCGGTTGCCCGCTCAACGGAGGCCGCGTCGGGGCTGGCGCTGAATCCGGATGCGGCCGTGTGGCTGCGCCCGTAG
- a CDS encoding glycoside hydrolase family 13 protein produces MSLPKDASSASDALNTSATPYALGPMLHKPAEGEQWWRRAVIYQIYPRSFKDSTGSGMGDLAGITAELPKIATLGVDAIWLSPFFPSPQKDAGYDVSDYRGVDPLFGTMDDAKTLIDTAKSFGIRIIIDIVPNHCSNEHALFQAALAAEPGSPERAMFHFADGKGEGGNTPPNNWASLFGGPGWTRVPNPDGTPGQYYFHLFDATQPDFNWRNPAVQEEFEKTLRFWLDAGAGGFRIDVAHAMFKKESMSDWGGAPDGTPRPGFPFADAPMFGQPELHQVFARWREICDQYPGDPVLCSEANVRPLIRLADWVAPGQMHQSFNFDYLRTLWDRDALATVIGDSLAAFDTVGAPTTWVLSNHDVSRHATRFGLDGVALDLGDGIGPRDPQPDTVLGLARARAATVFMLGLPGGAYLYQGEELGLGDHTTLADEYRQDPGFLRTNGAKTGRDGCRVPIPWVHDAPAYGFSPNGETWLPQPGDWAEFSRDVQENDPASTLNLYRRALALRGELGLGLGSLSFYANPDLPQVLAILNGETVSVLNLSDAPVPLPAGEPLLFSDANGAELAAEGLLGANAAAWLRATDG; encoded by the coding sequence ATGTCGCTACCGAAGGACGCGTCTTCAGCGTCGGATGCCCTGAACACCTCCGCCACGCCCTACGCCCTGGGCCCGATGCTGCACAAACCCGCGGAGGGCGAGCAGTGGTGGCGACGGGCGGTGATCTACCAGATCTACCCGCGTTCCTTCAAGGACTCGACCGGATCGGGCATGGGCGACCTGGCCGGCATCACGGCCGAGCTGCCCAAGATCGCGACCCTGGGCGTGGACGCCATCTGGCTTTCCCCCTTCTTCCCCTCCCCGCAAAAGGACGCCGGCTATGACGTCTCGGATTACCGCGGCGTTGACCCGCTCTTCGGCACCATGGACGACGCCAAGACCCTGATCGACACCGCCAAGTCCTTCGGCATCCGCATCATCATCGACATCGTCCCCAACCACTGCTCCAACGAGCACGCACTGTTCCAGGCAGCCCTGGCCGCCGAGCCCGGATCCCCCGAACGCGCCATGTTCCACTTTGCCGACGGGAAGGGCGAGGGCGGGAACACCCCGCCGAACAACTGGGCTTCGCTCTTCGGCGGGCCCGGCTGGACCCGCGTGCCGAACCCCGACGGCACCCCGGGCCAGTACTACTTCCACCTCTTCGACGCCACCCAGCCCGACTTCAACTGGCGCAATCCCGCGGTGCAGGAAGAATTCGAAAAGACCTTGCGCTTCTGGCTTGACGCAGGCGCCGGGGGTTTTCGGATCGACGTTGCCCACGCGATGTTCAAGAAGGAGTCGATGTCCGACTGGGGCGGGGCACCGGACGGCACCCCGCGGCCCGGCTTCCCCTTCGCCGACGCACCCATGTTCGGACAGCCCGAGCTGCACCAGGTCTTCGCGCGCTGGCGGGAAATCTGCGACCAGTACCCCGGGGATCCGGTGCTCTGTTCGGAGGCGAACGTGCGCCCACTGATCCGGCTGGCCGACTGGGTGGCCCCGGGCCAGATGCACCAGTCGTTCAACTTCGACTACCTGCGCACCCTGTGGGACCGCGACGCCCTGGCCACCGTCATCGGCGACTCGCTGGCCGCCTTCGACACCGTCGGCGCGCCCACCACCTGGGTGCTCTCTAACCACGACGTCTCCCGCCACGCCACCCGCTTCGGACTGGACGGGGTCGCGCTGGACCTGGGCGACGGGATCGGTCCGCGCGACCCGCAGCCTGACACGGTGCTGGGCCTGGCCCGGGCCCGTGCCGCCACGGTGTTCATGCTGGGTCTGCCGGGAGGCGCCTACCTCTACCAGGGCGAGGAACTGGGCCTGGGCGACCACACCACGTTGGCCGACGAGTACCGGCAGGACCCTGGGTTCCTGCGCACCAACGGGGCCAAGACCGGGCGTGACGGCTGTCGCGTGCCGATCCCCTGGGTGCACGACGCACCTGCCTACGGGTTCTCCCCCAACGGGGAAACCTGGCTGCCGCAACCCGGTGACTGGGCGGAATTCTCCCGTGACGTGCAGGAGAACGACCCCGCATCCACGCTGAACCTGTACCGCAGGGCGCTTGCCCTGCGCGGCGAGCTGGGCCTGGGCCTGGGCTCGCTGTCCTTCTATGCCAATCCGGATCTGCCGCAGGTACTTGCCATCCTCAACGGGGAGACCGTGAGCGTGCTGAACCTTTCCGACGCCCCGGTGCCGCTGCCAGCGGGCGAACCGCTGCTCTTCTCCGACGCCAACGGGGCAGAACTGGCCGCCGAGGGCCTGCTGGGCGCCAACGCGGCGGCCTGGCTGCGGGCCACCGACGGCTAG